CGTATTCGATGCCGGTTTCAAGGCGCAGTGCGCGGATGCGGTCGCGGCTGTACTCGGCCAGGCGCACCATGCGCTCCTTGTTGACCGCATAGCGCTCGGCGCTGCAGTTGCGCAGCATCTGCCACATCCACTGCAGCTGGAACAGCGAGCCGTCCGGGCGGAACGCCAGCGGCGCATGGCGCTGGAACAACCAGGCCGCGGCCTTGAGCGGAATGCCGGGCGCGGCCCAGGGCGAGGCGTAGCCGGGCGAGATCTGGCCGGCGTTCGCAAAGCTGGTCTCCAGGGCGGGGCCGGGCTGGCGGTCGACGACGGTGACGTCGTGGCCGGCCCTGGCCAGATAATAAGCCGTGGTCACGCCGACCACGCCGCTGCCCAATACGAGAACGCGCATGTAAATTCCTGGAGAAAATGCGGGATTTAGAAAAGATTGCCATCCTACCGCGGGTGGTGGAATAATTGATCCTGTTATTACACCGGTTTTTAGTGATAAATCATGCGCGTCCAGAAGAATTCCAGCCGTGTCCTCGACAAGATCGACCTGCACATCCTGCGCATCTTGCAGGACGATGCGCGCATCGTCATGAAAGACCTGGCCGAGCAGGTGGGCTTGTCGCTGACGCCCTGCATCGAGCGGGTCAAGCGAATGGAGCGCGACGGCGTGATCGCCGGCTACCATGCTCGGATCAATCCGCAGGCGATGGGACTGCAGATCCTGGTGTTCGTGGAGATCACGCTGCACCAGAAATCCGAAAAGGCGTTCGACCGCTTTCGGCGCGCGATGCTGGGCATCGCCGAGGTAATGGAATGCCACCTGGTGTCGGGCGACTTCGATTACCTGATCAAGGCGCGCATCGCCGAAATGTCGGAATACCGCCGGCTGCTGGGAGAGATCCTGCACGTGGCCGACGCCGGCCAGTCGAAGAGCTATGTGGTGATGGAAGAGCTCAAGGAAACGCTGGCGCTGTCGATTCCGCGCTGATAAACGACAGCGTGGGCGCCGGGGCGCCCACGCTGTCAAACATCCCTACCAGGCCATCTTGTTCCAGGTAGCTTCGCCCACCACGCCGTCGGCGGCCAGTCCCTTCGAGGTCTGGAAATTGCGCACCGCGGTCGCCGTGGCCGGGCCAAAGGCGCCGTCCACCGCGATGCCCGCGCCGCTTTCATTGAGCTGGCTTTGCACCGCGCGCACCTTGGCGCCGGAGTCGCCCTGCTGGGTCAGGATGATCAGCGCCGGCCAGGTGGCGTTGCCGACGATGCCGTCCGCGCCCAGGCCATGCGAGGACTGGAAGTTCTTCACCGCGTTCTGGGTGGCGGTATCAAAACTGGCATTGACGGTGAGCGCGTAGCCCCATTGCTGCAGCAGGTACTGGATGGTGCGAACCCGCTCACCGGAATTGCCGTACTGGACCAGCGGCCAGGTAGCGCTGCCGCCACCTCCGCCGCCACTGCTGCCCGCGACCAGCGACTGGTAGCGCGGCCAGTCCCAGCCCGAACCGGGGTCGGTGTGGCTCTGGCTGGCGTAGTTGACGTGGCCCTTGACGTTGTACAGCGAATCGGCCGGCACCGCGTTCCAGCCGCTGCTGCCGTTATAGACCTTCTGCGCCAGGCTGCGCGACGCGAGGATGTCGCGGGTGAGCGCGGCCGAGGCGTTGTACATGGCGGTGGTGTACCAGACCGACGGGTTGGCGACATAGCCCTCGTGCTCGATGCCGACGGTATAGTTGTTCGAGTTCCCCACATGCCAGGCCTTGTCCGATTCGTTCACCATCTGCGTTACCTGGCCGTCCGACGAGCGGATGACGTAGTGCGCGCTGACGCCGGCGCTGCAGTTCTGGAACCACGAGATCGAGCCCGCATACGAGCCCTGGGTGGTATGCACGGCGACATGGCTGATGGCGGCGCTGCGGCTGGAATAATTACAGCTGGCGGCCGGGTTCCAGACGGCCGGCGGATAGTCGGTCGAGGCAAGCGCTGGTTGGACCGACGCAAAAATGCACAGGCTTGCGAGCAAGCCCTTGAACATGGTTTTCATGGTGTCGTCTCCGTGGACTTGTTATTTTTTGGTCGGGCTGTCGTTGAAATCGGGCGCCGAAATCTTCGGGTCGGGCGTGCCGGTTTCGATCGTGATGCGGCGTGCGGACAGTTTTTTCAGCTTGTCCTTGCCGTAGGCTTTCTCCATCTCGACATGCTTCTGGTCGATCTCGAACTTGTCGCTGCGGCGGCCTTGCCGGATCGCGGTCAAGACTTCGTAGCTGTAGATCTGGGCGATCTCGGGCTGGGGAATGCCGCTGTAGCGGGCCACGGCGCTTTCCCAGTCGGCCAGAGGGAAGGCCTTGTTCTTGCGGGCGCCGTGCCGGGCCAGCAGGGCGGCGGCGGCGCGAATATTGGTGCGGGTGTCGGTGGCCGCCTGTTCTGGCGTGACCCGCAGCAGCGCCGCGCCCTGGATCAGGGACTGGCCAAAATGGGCGTCGTTGCGCAGGCCCATGATGCCGTAGCTGATCGGCATGCCGTGGTGCGATTCGACCTCGACCTCGGGCTCGCCGTTGTTCTTGCGCTGGCCCTTGGGCACGTGCGGATGCCAGCGCGTCTCCGCGTAGGCGATCGCTTGCAGCAACTCCACCGGCACGTCGAATTCTTTCGACGCGTCTTTAAAATACTGCTGGTACTGCTTGGCCGACACGGTCAGCTCGGCCGGCTTGCCATCCGCGAATGCGAGCGGCGCGCCTGCCAGGGCGGCGCAGAGCGCGACCAGCAGCCGCGCCTTTACGGTGTGCTTCATTGTTGTCTCCAGTCTTATAGGATATGCCCCGGCGGGGTGCCCGGGCGGGTGCCCAAAAGACGGCTGGAACACGGCGAAACGGCATGCCGCTGCAGGTCTGCTTTTGGCGCATGTCGAGTATATGCACAGTCCTGATCCACAAATCGTAAGAGATTGATTTAAAACAATATTTATGGGAAAAATGAATCGTGCGCAAGACACCCCCCTGAACGCGCCATGAGCCTGGATTAATGGGCATTAAATGGCGGTTATCGCCCCATGCGCCATGCCTGCATTTTCTTATGCCGGCCGTCAGTCGCTGCCCGGCTCGCGGCAGGCGCCGCTGGCAGTACAATATCGAATTCACCATTCTTCGAACACGAGATCGCCATGGCCGTCAATTCCCCCCTGCCAGTTGCAGCAGACCTGAAACCCGTCAACGGTATCGAGATCGGCTATGCCGAAGCCGGCATCAAGAAGCCCAATCGCAAGGACCTGCTGGTGATGAAGCTGGCCGAAGGCGCCACCGTGGCCGGGGTGTTTACCAAGAACCGCTTCTGCGCCGCGCCGGTCCAGGTGAGCCAGGCCAACCTGGCCGCGATGAAGGCGGGCGGCAAGCCGATCCGCGCGCTGGTCGTCAACACCGGTAACGCCAATGCCGGTACCGGCGCATCGGGCCTGGCCAATGCGCAGGCGACGTGTGCCGAAGTGGCAAAGCTGCTCGGCCTGGATGCCCAACAGGTGCTGCCGTTTTCCACCGGCGTGATCCTCGAGCCGCTGCCGCTGCCGAAGATCGTCGCCGGCCTGCCGGCCGCGATCGGCAACCTGACGCTGGATAACTGGTTCAATGCCGCCGAGGCGATCATGACCACCGACACCCAGCCCAAGGCGGCGTCGCGGTGCGTGACCATCGGCGGGCACGCCGTGACCATGACCGGCATCAGCAAGGGCGCCGGCATGATCAGGCCGAACATGGCGACCATGCTCGGCTACCTGGCGCTCGACGCCAGGGTGGCGCAGCCGGTGCTCGACGAACTGGTCAGGCACGCGGCCGACCATTCGTTCAACAGCATCACGATCGACGGCGACACCTCGACCAACGACTCGTTCATCATCGTCGCCACCGGCGCCGGCAGCCTGGTGGTCGATTCGGTCGACTCCCCGGATTACGCCGCTCTGAAAGACGCCGTTACCGACATCTCGCGCAACCTGGCGCAGCAGATCATCCGCGACGGCGAAGGCGCGACCAAGTTCATCACCATCACGGTGGAGCAGGGCCGCAACATCGACGAATGCCGCCAGATCGCCTATGCGATCGCCCACTCGCCGCTGGTGAAGACCGCCTTCTTCGCCTCGGACCCGAACCTGGGCCGCATCCTGGCCGCGGTCGGTTATGCCGGCGTGGACGATCTCGATGTGACCAAGCTCGACCTCTACCTGGACGACGTCTGGGTCGCCAGGGATGGCGGGCGCAATCCGGACTACCAGGAACAAGACGGCCAGCGCGTCATGCAACAGTCCGAGATCACCGTGCGCGTCACGCTCGGACGCGGGCAGGCCGCGGCCACCGTCTGGACCTGCGACCTGTCGCACGACTACGTGACGATCAACGCCGATTACCGTTCGTGACCCCATGACGCCGCTGGAGCAATTCTTGCACCGCGCCGAAGCCCTGCTGGGGCGGCTGGAAGCGGTACTGCCGCCGGGCGCGCCGCGCGAGCCTGACTGGAAACGCAGCGTCGCCTTCCGCTGGCGCAAGCGCGCCAGCGGCGGCGGGCACTTCTTGCAGCCGGTGCTGCATGCCTCGACCATCCGCCTGGAAGACTTGCAGCACGTCGATGCGCAAAAGCGCCAGATCGAGCAGAACACCCGCCAGTTCGTGGCGCGCCGACCGGCCAACAACGTGCTCTTGACCGGCGCGCGTGGCACCGGCAAGTCGTCGCTGATAAAGGCCTGCCTGAACGACTTTGCCGGCCAGGGCCTGCGCCTGATCGAGGTCGACAAGGCCGACCTGGCCGATCTGCCCGACATCGTCGACCTGGTGGCGGGGCGTCCGGAGCGCTTCGTGGTGTTCTGCGACGACCTGTCGTTCGAAGAAGGCGAAGCCGGCTACAAGGCGCTGAAAGTGGCCCTCGATGGCAGCATCGCGGCGCAGTCGGACAATGTGCTGATCTACGCCACGTCGAACCGGCGCCACCTGATGCCCGAGAAGCTGTCGGACAACGCCAGCTACCGCCACGGCGAAGATGGCGACCTGCATCCCGGAGAGACAGTGGAAGAGCGCATTTCGCTGTCGGAGCGCTTCGGCCTGTGGCTGTCGTTCTATCCGTTCAGGCAGGACGACTATCTCGGCATCGTCGGGCACTGGCTGGCCAGCTTGGGCTGTACGCCGCAGCAGATCGAGGCGGCGCGGCCGGCGGCGCTGCAATGGGCCTTGCAGCGCGGTTCGCGCTCGGGGCGCGTGGCCTGGCAGTTTGCGAAAGACTATGCCGGCAAAATGCCGGACGATGGAAACAATGAGTAAAGCACCAGCAACACCGATCGACGTTGCAGTTGGCATCCTGATGCGCCCCAACGGCGACGTGCTGCTGGGCCAGCGGCCCGAGGGCAAGCCCTATGCGGGCTATTGGGAATTTCCGGGCGGGAAGGTCGAGGCGGGCGAGGATATCTTTCACGCCCTGCAGCGCGAGTTCGTCGAGGAACTGGGCGTGCGGGTGCTCAGCGGAGAACCATGGTGCTGCGTCGAGCACGTGTACGAGCACGCCCATGTACGCCTGTATTTCTACATCTGCCGCGCCTGGGAAGGCGAGCCGCAAGGCCTGGAAGGGCAGGCCTTTGCCTGGCAGGGCGCGTACAGCGTGGCGCCGCTGCTGCCAGCGACCATTCCGCTGCTGGAGTGGCTGGACCGGGTGCGCTTCGCACCGCGGCAAGCTTGACGGCGCCGAGGCCGGCGCAGTCAGTCGTCTGCCAGCGGATCTTTCAGTGTCTCGCTCGGGGCCGCGCCGGGTATCGTGTATTTTTCTTCGGCCCAGGCGCCGAGGTCGATCTGCTTGCAGCGTTCGGAGCAGAACGGGCGGAATTTGTTGGCAGGGGTCCATTCGACCTTCTTGCCACAGGTTGGGCACGCAACGACAGTCATACCATTACCAATCAAGAATCAAGCATCAGAAATTACACAGGGTCAGCTCGAAGGGCACGTCTGCTTCGAGTGCCTTGGGCTTGCAGTCGCCGTCCTGGCTGGTGAAGCGCACCCACAGCATGTATTTGTTGGCCGAGATCTCGGGGATCGCGCCCAGCGTCTCGTCGATCGACAAACGCAGCATCTGGTAGACCTTACCTTGCAGCATCTGCTGATAGCTGCCGCCACTGGCGAGCATCGCCGCCGGCGCGCCCGAGTCGCGCAGCAGGCGCAGCACCAGCGACAGCGCCTCGAACAGCGGCGCCAGCGGCGCGAACCACTTCATGATGTCGGCCTGGCGCTGGGCGCCCGGGCGTTGCTGCCATGCGTGGTAAGAGGGCAAATCGAATTCGGATGCGCCGCCGGGGATGATGGTGCGTCCGCGGATGCTCATCAGCCATTCGTTGTCGCGCACGTTCTGGCCGGTACGCCCCTGCGCCGCGACCAGGGCGCCGCCCACGCTATCGAGCTCGGCCAGTACGGCGTCGAGCGCCTCGGCCGCCACGTTCGGATTGCTGCGGTAGGCCATCAGGCTTTGCTTCTGGCGTTCGAGTTCCTGCAGCAAATCGGATTTCAGGTCGGCGCGCCCGGCCACTTCCAGCATGTCGAATATCGTGGCGAGTGCGACGTGATGCTGCATCGGATGTTCCTGATGCGCGAAGAACTTGAATTTTTCGTACAAGTCTTCCAGCCGTAACAACGTGCGAATCCGCTCGTTGAAAGGATATTCGTAGACGATCAAAGTAACATTCCCTTGGATGTGGGCTGGAGAGCAACCCTGTGATTCTGAACCATGCAGCGCAAAATTACAAATCCTGCATCGACTTGACGAGTTTTCATCCGGCCAGGCGCAAGTACTGGGCGTGCAGGGCGAGCACCTGGGGGCGCAGCGCGTCGAGCCCGTCGTCGTTGACGATGATGTCGTCGGCCGCCGCGCGCCGCTGTTCGCGGCTGGCCTGGGCCGCCATGATCGCGCGTACCTGCGTTTCGCTCAAGCCGTTGCGGGCCATGACGCGGGCGATCTGCACGTGTTCCGGGCAATCGATCGCCAGCACCCGCGTGACCCGTTCGCGCCACTGGCCCGATTCGATCAGCAGCGGCACCACGAACATCACATAGGCGCCGCCGGCGATGCTGGCCGCGGCCTGCGTGGCAGCGCGGATGCGTGGATGCAAGATGTTTTCAAGGCGCGCCCGCGCACTGGCATCGGCAAAGACCAGCTCGCGCATCCGGGCGCGGTCGAGGGCGCCGCTTGGGGTGGCGAAGTCGTCGCCGAACTCGGCCAGCAGGGCCGGCATCGCCGCACCGTGCGGCGCGGTGAGCGCATGGGCGATCTCGTCGGTGTCGATGACCGATGCGCCAAGGGCGGCGAACATGTCGGCCACGGTGGTCTTGCCGCAGCCGATGCCGCCGGTCAGGCCGACCGAGAACGCCGTGCTAGGTGGGTTGGCCATCTCAAGCCACCAGCACGCCTTGCAGCCACGCGCTGATGGCGCTGCCGTAGAGCAGGGCGATCAGGCCGGCGGCTGCCAGGTAGGGGCCGAAAGGAATCGGCTTGTCGCGCCCGCGCTTGGCGAACACGATCAGGCTGATGCCTACTACTGCGCCGACCACCGAAGAGAGCAGGATAATGGTCGGCAGCATGGCCCAGCCCAGCCAGGCCCCCAGCGCCGCCAGCAGCTTGAAGTCGCCATAGCCCATGCCTTCCTTGCCGGTGACCAGCTTGAACAGCCAGTACACCGCCCACAGCACCAGGTAGCCGGCAGCGGCGCCGATCACCGCGTCCTGCAGCGGCACAAAGGTGCCATGCAGGTTCACCAGCAGGCCGGCCCACAGCAGCGGATAGGTCAGGTCGTCCGGCAGCAGCTGGGTGTCGACGTCGATGAAGGTCATGGCCACCAGCAGGAACAGGAACAGCAATGTGGCCAGTCCCGCCATGCCGCTGCCGAAGGTCCATACCAGCACGCCTGCCAGGGTTCCGGTAAGCAGTTCGACGGCCGGATAGCGCGCCGAGATCGGCGCCTTGCAGTTGCTGCACTTGCCGCGCAGCGCCAGCCAGCTGATGACCGGGATGTTTTCCAGCGCCGTGATCTGGTGGCTGCAATGCGGGCAGCTCGAGCGCGGCACCATCAGGTTGTAGCGCTCCTGGTGGGGCGCCGGCTTGCCGCTTTCCTGGGCCACGTAATTGTCGGATTCGCGCTGCATCATCCGGGGGATGCGGTGGATGACCACGTTCAGGAAGCTGCCGACGAGCAGCCCGAACAGGGCTGCCACGAGGGTGGCCGCCAGCGTGGCAGGCGGCGCGAACAGGATGGATTCCGGGGGCATGGCGGCAAGGTCCAATCAGGTAAACAGAAAAAAGATTCTTTACATCAACCTATTGTAGAGGTTTCGCCGCGATTTGGCGAAGCCTGCAGGGGTGGTTGGGCGCAGAACAATGCGGCGAGGGCAGGCGGCGCCGGGGTGACGACGTCGCCTGCTGCACCGCTGCGCACGTCGAAGCTGCGCCGGTACTGCGCCGGCGACTGCCCGGCGAGCCGCTTGAACAGGGTACTGAAGCTTGCCACGTCGCCGTAGCCGACGCGTTCGGTGATCTGTGCCACGCTCAGCGCCCTCGATTCGAGCAGCCGTTTCGCGGTGTTGATGCGTTCGCCCTGCAGATACGCCAGCGGCGTCTGCCCCGTTTGCGCCTTGAAGCGGCGCAGCAGGGTGCGGGCGCTGACGTGAAAGGCGGCGGCCAGGGCAGCGAGATCGTACGGTTCGGCCAGGCGCTCGCCGAGCCAGCGCTGCACATTTTCAGAGAAGCAGCCAGACGGCTTTGCGATCAGGCCGGTGTCGACGTAGGGCGCCTGGCTCACGCGCCGATGCAGCATCGCCATGCGCTCCACGGCCCGCGCTTGCCTGGGCGTAGCCGCCTCGTGGATCAGCTGCATGGCCAGGTCGAAGGTGGCGGTAAACGCCCCGGTGGTGGTCACGCCCCCGTCTTCGACCACCATCGCAGCGGCATCGACCCGCGCCAGCGGAAAGCGGCGCGCGAGGTCGGCGGCGAACATCCACGAAGTAGTGGCGCGGCGCCCGTCCAACAGGCCCGCTTCGGCCACCAGAAAGGCGCCCACGCACATCGATGCAACTGGCGCGCCATGCGCAAAGGCGCGCCTGATCGCCCTGACTTCTCCCGCCAGGTGTTCTTGCGGATGGGTACAGCCATGGCGATCGCCGATGTCCATTCCCGGTATGACGAGCAGGTTGTGCGAGACCCGAAACTTGCGAGTGCCGATCGCCAGGCCGCCGGCGGCGCGCACGGTACCTCCTGCAAGGCTGGTGACGCGGACCTCGAACAAGGGCTCGGCCGCCGCGCCGGCCATGGCTGCGGCGACGCGGTTGGCCAGCAGCAGCGTGTCGCACAGGCCGAACACTTCCATGCCCATACAGCCAGCGTAGGCCAGCACATCGATTTTTCTGGTTGTCATTTGGCCATATTGCCATGATTTTTAGCGATATGGCCAATGTCATCGACGTTGAAAGCAGGGGAAAATCGCTGTTATCGACGCCACCAGCCCCATTTTGAAAGGAAGTCATCCATGCGCATCACCCAGTTGCGAAACGCCACCATCATTGTGCACGTCGGTCGGTACAACATTCTGGTCGACCCAATGTTGGCACGCAAGGATGCGCTGCCACCGCTGCGCCTGTTCGTGCGCCGGCGCCTGCGCAACCCGACCGTGGAACTGCCCGCCAATGCGGCTTCGGCCCTGGACACCGTGACCCACTGCCTGATCACGCATTGCCAGAAAGGGCATTTCGATCATCTCGATCGTGCTGCGAAGCATTGGCTGCGCGAGCGACAGATTCCCGTGATCTGCACGCCGCACGACCTTGCGCACCTGAGCGCGCGCGGTCTGCATGTGCTGCCGCTGGCGGCAGACCACGCACAGCCGCAAGCTTTCCTGGGCGGCCAGATCCGCACCGTGCGCTGCACCCATGGCCTTGGCCTGGTCGGTACCGTGATGGAACACGGGGTTGGCTATTTTATCGAGATGCCGGGCGAACCGAGCCTGTACCTGTCGGGCGACACGGTATTGACCGACGAGGTGCGCCAGTTCGTCCGGCGCCACCAGCCGCAGGTGTGCGTGGTGCCGGCCGGTGGCGCGCATTTCGACCTTGGCGGCGACATCATCATGGGAACGGACGAGGTCATTGAATTGACGCGCATCGCCAGCGGGCGCGTACTGGCCAACCACCTGGAAGCCCTGAGTCACTGCCCGGTGCAGCGCGCCCAGTTGCGCAGCGCCGCGCAGCGAGCCGGCGTGGCGGGGCGCTTGTCGATTCCGCAAGACGGCGAGACGATCGCTTTCGAGCCCTGGAAGGCGGTTGCCTAGATGCAGCATGAATGGCCCAGGCCTGCCCGACTTTAACGAACGAAGGTTTGCGCAAGCGCAAACGGCTGACAAACTCGGGTTGGACTGTTGGAGACCGCGGCGCTGTCGTAGTGATATACCGCGTTGCGGGGCCACACTACGAGGACCATCATGAAAGCCGAATACATCGTCTTGCGCACCAACCAGGGAAATACACGCGATGTCTTTACCGGTGCCGCCACGGGCCGGGACGGGGGCTATCCGCTGGCGCCCGACCCGGCGTCGGCCCAGGATTTCTTGCGTAACATCGGCAATCTGGCGGCATCGCCGAACGACCTGTTCGGTTCCGGAGGCCGCTCTGGCCGGCTGATCGGTGCGCCGGCAGGGTCGGCCATCGGCGCCGAATCGGCGTTTCTGCCCACGCCGGCGCTGACACCTTTCATGGCGGCCCCCGTCCCGGCGGTAAAGATCGAAGTCAAGACGCTTGAACGCAACGCCCTTCCTTATGTATCGAGCGCGGCCGATGTACTGGCAGTGGCCGAATCGGTGCCGATCTCCCTGCTCAAGGAAGTGCACGACATGAGCGGCGCCGTGGCCGTGCCGCTGGCCCTGGGGCATGCGTCGTGGGGCGTGCAAGCGGTGCGCGCCGATACTTCGCCGTATGACGGAAGAGGTATCGTGGTGGCGGTACTGGACACGGGAATCGACCGCACCCACCCGGCATTTGCCGGAATCGAGCTGATCGAAGAAGATTTCACCGACGAAGGCAATGGCGACGTACTCGGCCACGGCACCCACTGCGCCGGCACCATCTTTGGCCGTGCAGGCCCGTTCGGGCGCATCGGCATCGCGCCGGGCGTCCAGCGTGCGCTGATCGGCAAGATCATCGGCAGCAAGGGCGGTGGCACGAGCGCCAGACTGGCCAAGGCGATGGAGTGGGCAGCGGAAAACGGCGCGAACGTGATCTCGATGTCGGTTGGGATCGATTTCACGGCGCTGGCCAAGCGCATGGAGGATCGCCTTCCCGAACGGGTGGCGATGTCGCGCGCGCTCGAGGCCTACCGCGCCACGGTCAGGCTGTTCGAGACCGTCACCCTGTCGATCAAGGCCAAGAGCGTGTTCGGCTCGCCCTCGATCTTCATCGCCGCAGCGGGCAACGACACCGACCGCACGGCCGGACCGGAATACGAGTTGTCGGTCACGCCACCGGCCAATTCCGAAGGCTTCATGTCGGTTGGCGCGGTCGGCCATGCAGAGGGCAACACGAGCAGGATGGCGGTGGCGCGCTTTTCGAACACCGGGCCGAACATCTGCGCGCCGGGCGTGGACATCGTGTCGGCACGCCCGGGGGGCGACCTGGTAGCCATGAGCGGCACCAGCATGGCGGCGCCACATGTGGCCGGGGTCGCCGCCTTGTGGGCGGAAAAGCTGAAGCGGCAAGGGCAGTTGAACGCAATGCTGCTGAGCGCAAACCTGTTCGCGTCGGCCAGTACCGCAGTGTTCGTGCCGGGTTTCGACCTCTATGATACGGGCGCCGGCATGGTGCAGGCGCCGCAGGTGTGACCGCCCGCTTACACCACCGAGCCCAGCTTAAAGATCGGCAAATACATCGCAATCACCAGGCCGCCGATCAGCACGCCCAGGATCACCATGATCAGCGGCTCCATCAGCGATGACAGGCCGGCCACAGCTTCGTCGACTTCTTCTTCGAAGAAGTCGGCCACCTTGCCCAGCATGGCGTCGAGCGAGCCGGATTCTTCGCCGATCTGGACCATCTGGATGACCATGTTGGGGAACACGTTCACGTTCTGCATCGACAGCGTCAGGCTGGTGCCGGTGCTGACCTCGTTCTGGATCTTGCGGGTCGCTTCCAGGTAGACCGCGTTGCCCGAGGCGCCGCCGACCGAGTCGAGCGCTTCGA
Above is a genomic segment from Massilia sp. H6 containing:
- a CDS encoding MBL fold metallo-hydrolase codes for the protein MRITQLRNATIIVHVGRYNILVDPMLARKDALPPLRLFVRRRLRNPTVELPANAASALDTVTHCLITHCQKGHFDHLDRAAKHWLRERQIPVICTPHDLAHLSARGLHVLPLAADHAQPQAFLGGQIRTVRCTHGLGLVGTVMEHGVGYFIEMPGEPSLYLSGDTVLTDEVRQFVRRHQPQVCVVPAGGAHFDLGGDIIMGTDEVIELTRIASGRVLANHLEALSHCPVQRAQLRSAAQRAGVAGRLSIPQDGETIAFEPWKAVA
- a CDS encoding S8 family serine peptidase, which gives rise to MKAEYIVLRTNQGNTRDVFTGAATGRDGGYPLAPDPASAQDFLRNIGNLAASPNDLFGSGGRSGRLIGAPAGSAIGAESAFLPTPALTPFMAAPVPAVKIEVKTLERNALPYVSSAADVLAVAESVPISLLKEVHDMSGAVAVPLALGHASWGVQAVRADTSPYDGRGIVVAVLDTGIDRTHPAFAGIELIEEDFTDEGNGDVLGHGTHCAGTIFGRAGPFGRIGIAPGVQRALIGKIIGSKGGGTSARLAKAMEWAAENGANVISMSVGIDFTALAKRMEDRLPERVAMSRALEAYRATVRLFETVTLSIKAKSVFGSPSIFIAAAGNDTDRTAGPEYELSVTPPANSEGFMSVGAVGHAEGNTSRMAVARFSNTGPNICAPGVDIVSARPGGDLVAMSGTSMAAPHVAGVAALWAEKLKRQGQLNAMLLSANLFASASTAVFVPGFDLYDTGAGMVQAPQV